A single genomic interval of halophilic archaeon DL31 harbors:
- a CDS encoding NUDIX hydrolase (PFAM: NUDIX hydrolase domain~KEGG: hla:Hlac_1402 NUDIX hydrolase) produces the protein MTVEATSAGAILFRDTRGEREYLLLKSRPGDWEFPKGGIEGEEELQQTAIREIGEEAGIEDFRLVDGFRREYDYVFQAGGDTIHKTVHLFIARSFEASAELSTEHRDLQWRDYDQALNTITQDGPRDILEEAHEYLDDVRESDGEGYVGTPT, from the coding sequence ATGACGGTCGAAGCGACGTCCGCCGGAGCCATCCTTTTCCGCGACACCCGCGGCGAACGGGAGTACCTACTCCTGAAGAGCCGACCGGGGGACTGGGAGTTCCCCAAGGGCGGAATCGAAGGGGAAGAGGAGCTTCAGCAGACAGCGATACGTGAAATCGGAGAGGAAGCGGGCATCGAGGATTTCAGACTGGTCGACGGCTTCCGCCGTGAGTACGACTACGTCTTCCAGGCCGGTGGGGACACCATCCACAAGACGGTCCACCTGTTCATCGCTCGGTCGTTCGAGGCCAGCGCTGAACTCTCCACGGAGCACCGCGACCTCCAGTGGCGTGATTACGACCAGGCGCTTAACACCATCACGCAGGACGGCCCGCGCGACATTCTCGAGGAAGCCCACGAGTATCTCGACGACGTGCGCGAGTCCGACGGCGAGGGCTACGTCGGAACGCCGACGTAG
- a CDS encoding Glucosamine-1-phosphate N-acetyltransferase (KEGG: hvo:HVO_A0586 sugar nucleotidyltransferase~PFAM: Nucleotidyl transferase; Bacterial transferase hexapeptide repeat), with amino-acid sequence MQTVLLAAGQGTRMRPLTDNCAKPMLPVADRPLVAHTAATAVAAGATKLVVVVGYESAAVREYFGSEYAGIPVELAEQPDQRGTADAVRAAQPHLEPGAFTVLNGDALYDEESLRELYANAPAVGSYRVDNPSSYGVLHTSEAEEGSPYQRVTGVTEKPANPPSNLINTGAYVFPPAAQEWLDVGESERGELELTDVLERACERDTVVAVPFDRWLDVGRPWELLAANEWKVAELERDIRGEVHESAELRGAVVLEEGATVDAGVVVEGPALIQSGASVGPNAYVRGATVVGPDATVGHAVEVKNSVLMRGATVGHLSYVGDSLLGRDVNFGAGTTVANLRHDDEPVRALVKGELTNTGRRKYGVVCGDDVKTGIQTSLNAGVTLGSGVRTGPAEELMRDRPEE; translated from the coding sequence ATGCAAACCGTCCTCCTCGCGGCTGGCCAGGGAACCCGGATGCGACCGCTCACCGACAATTGCGCCAAACCGATGTTACCGGTCGCTGACCGGCCGCTGGTGGCACACACCGCGGCGACGGCTGTCGCCGCCGGGGCGACGAAACTGGTGGTGGTCGTCGGCTACGAGTCAGCGGCCGTGCGCGAGTACTTCGGGTCGGAGTACGCCGGTATCCCGGTTGAGTTGGCGGAGCAACCCGACCAGCGCGGCACCGCTGATGCCGTTCGTGCGGCCCAACCCCATCTCGAACCGGGGGCTTTCACCGTGCTGAACGGCGATGCGCTCTACGACGAGGAGTCGCTGCGAGAGCTTTACGCCAACGCGCCGGCCGTCGGCTCCTACCGGGTTGACAACCCGAGTTCCTACGGCGTGCTCCATACTTCCGAGGCCGAAGAGGGGTCGCCGTACCAGCGGGTGACCGGTGTGACTGAAAAGCCCGCGAACCCGCCCTCGAATCTCATCAACACCGGGGCGTACGTCTTCCCGCCGGCCGCTCAGGAATGGTTGGACGTCGGCGAGAGCGAACGCGGCGAACTCGAACTCACCGACGTGTTGGAGCGCGCCTGCGAGCGCGACACCGTCGTCGCGGTCCCGTTCGACCGCTGGCTGGACGTTGGCCGTCCATGGGAACTACTTGCTGCGAACGAGTGGAAGGTCGCCGAGTTGGAACGCGATATCCGCGGTGAGGTTCACGAATCGGCGGAGCTCCGCGGTGCTGTCGTCCTTGAGGAGGGTGCAACCGTTGACGCTGGCGTCGTCGTCGAAGGTCCAGCACTCATCCAATCCGGAGCGAGCGTCGGGCCGAATGCGTACGTCCGGGGGGCAACTGTCGTCGGCCCCGATGCGACGGTTGGTCACGCCGTCGAAGTCAAAAACAGCGTCCTCATGCGGGGTGCGACGGTTGGCCATCTCTCCTACGTCGGCGATAGTCTCCTGGGCCGGGACGTAAACTTCGGTGCGGGGACGACCGTGGCCAATCTCCGCCACGACGACGAACCGGTCCGCGCGCTCGTGAAGGGGGAACTGACGAACACGGGCCGCCGAAAGTACGGTGTCGTTTGCGGCGACGACGTAAAAACCGGAATTCAGACGAGCCTCAACGCAGGGGTCACACTTGGTTCAGGCGTGCGGACGGGGCCCGCCGAAGAACTCATGCGCGACCGGCCTGAGGAGTGA
- a CDS encoding geranylgeranyl reductase (KEGG: hbo:Hbor_18390 2,3-di-O-geranylgeranylglyceryl phosphate reductase~TIGRFAM: Geranylgeranyl reductase, plant/prokaryotic~PFAM: Fumarate reductase/succinate dehydrogenase flavoprotein, N-terminal), producing MTTHEYDIVIVGSGTSGCYAAATAAKDGLDVAVLERKDEEEAGHIACGDALKGADTFPDAIPKSKIESAFTNTGVDHGRFEIPSHDAVLNIPVPGELAVIDRWEFGRLMIEAADDAGAEFHYDTVVTDVLQDDGQVYGVTGKRKGEAVEYNAEVTIDAAGALSVLQDHADFSDATFDTNVTYSQFCSAYREIVEVPEPVDWDDALVFKPTERASGYLWYFPRTPTTINVGLGFQMSEEPMKLVQDLRNDLQDRPEFEGAEVVDKLGAALPTRRPYDSMVAPGYIAVGDAAALINPTTGGGIAGAAYSGQYAAEEAIRAISRGDVSENALWRHNERVMDHFGARYAALDVYNILSTAIDVDDLTSLLASLPGEPIAEALYSGKTSISPRVALQTLKGAMGHLDNIWQIYTVRNVAEDLLDHYERYPDRPSALPQWQDERDEIMECVYQRTGADPKY from the coding sequence ATGACTACACACGAGTACGACATCGTCATCGTCGGCTCGGGCACCTCTGGCTGTTACGCCGCGGCAACAGCGGCCAAGGATGGCCTGGACGTGGCCGTACTGGAGCGGAAAGACGAGGAGGAGGCGGGCCACATCGCGTGTGGCGACGCGCTGAAGGGGGCCGATACGTTCCCGGACGCAATTCCCAAATCCAAGATCGAGTCTGCGTTCACCAACACCGGCGTCGACCACGGTCGCTTCGAGATTCCCTCCCACGATGCCGTACTCAACATCCCCGTACCGGGGGAGTTGGCCGTCATCGACCGTTGGGAGTTCGGTCGCCTGATGATTGAGGCCGCCGACGATGCGGGGGCGGAGTTCCACTACGATACCGTCGTCACGGACGTGCTGCAGGACGACGGGCAGGTTTACGGTGTTACGGGCAAGCGGAAGGGAGAGGCCGTGGAGTACAACGCCGAGGTCACTATTGACGCGGCGGGGGCGCTCTCGGTGCTGCAGGACCACGCCGACTTCTCCGACGCGACGTTTGACACCAACGTCACCTACTCGCAGTTCTGTTCGGCCTACCGCGAAATCGTCGAGGTTCCCGAACCCGTCGACTGGGACGACGCGCTGGTGTTCAAGCCCACAGAGCGCGCGTCCGGCTACCTCTGGTATTTCCCGCGCACCCCGACGACGATCAACGTCGGACTCGGCTTCCAGATGAGTGAGGAGCCCATGAAGCTGGTGCAGGACCTCAGGAATGACCTGCAGGACCGCCCCGAGTTCGAGGGTGCGGAGGTCGTCGACAAGCTTGGCGCGGCGCTCCCGACCCGTCGACCCTACGACTCGATGGTTGCGCCGGGGTACATCGCCGTCGGCGACGCCGCGGCCCTAATCAATCCCACCACCGGCGGCGGAATCGCGGGCGCAGCCTACTCCGGACAGTACGCCGCTGAGGAAGCTATCAGGGCCATCTCCCGCGGCGACGTGAGCGAGAACGCCCTCTGGCGCCACAACGAGCGCGTGATGGACCACTTCGGCGCCCGGTACGCCGCGCTGGACGTGTACAACATCCTCTCGACCGCAATCGACGTGGACGACCTGACCTCACTGTTGGCCTCCCTGCCGGGCGAACCCATCGCCGAAGCACTTTACTCCGGCAAGACCTCAATCAGTCCGCGGGTCGCGCTGCAGACACTCAAAGGCGCGATGGGGCACCTCGACAACATCTGGCAGATTTACACGGTCAGGAACGTCGCGGAGGACCTCTTGGACCATTACGAACGCTACCCGGACCGCCCAAGCGCGCTCCCGCAGTGGCAAGACGAGCGTGATGAAATTATGGAGTGTGTCTACCAGCGAACTGGCGCGGACCCGAAGTACTAG
- a CDS encoding ABC-type transporter, integral membrane subunit (PFAM: Bacterial inner-membrane translocator~KEGG: hvo:HVO_1398 putative sugar ABC transporter permease) — translation MRATKRFAFAAAVLVVAVVALAIEVLFPASPVTEVIRIVDTGYLASAVRLSVPIAFAALGGIFAEKSGVINIGLEGLLIVGAFTGVAVSYWLRGGEAVAVMPGVVLVLVCVLALLLVLAFLGLLGSGVRKIGTRVGGGLLATVGLVGLTVVLTDASQSATWLSFYVAVLMSVALSLLFAGVTIEYRADQVIAGLAVWLIALGAAPFASNVIWGTVNSTSVPTLDGWTVPLLSNVPVLGEILFDSDPTVFMLLLATPLSWYVLRRTSFGYWVRASGENPKALDTAGVDVRRVRYAAVLISGLFSGIGGASLSLGQVGQFIGSGSTMVAGRGWIGITAYLFGNYNPLGAFGASLLFASLEALQIRLQQLGYGLPPSLVQTIPYITVIVVLALVGRTRIPEAAGEHYDSGED, via the coding sequence ATGAGGGCGACCAAGCGGTTCGCGTTCGCCGCCGCCGTGTTGGTCGTCGCAGTCGTGGCGCTGGCCATCGAGGTGCTATTCCCGGCGAGCCCGGTGACTGAGGTCATCCGCATCGTCGACACGGGCTATCTCGCCTCAGCGGTCCGGCTCTCGGTCCCAATCGCGTTCGCAGCGCTCGGGGGTATCTTCGCGGAGAAATCCGGCGTCATCAACATCGGGCTCGAGGGGCTGCTCATCGTCGGCGCGTTCACCGGCGTCGCCGTCTCCTACTGGCTGCGCGGCGGGGAGGCTGTGGCGGTCATGCCGGGCGTCGTGCTGGTGCTGGTCTGTGTGCTCGCGCTGCTGCTCGTGCTCGCCTTCCTCGGTCTGCTCGGGAGCGGTGTGCGGAAAATTGGGACGCGAGTCGGGGGCGGCCTGCTCGCGACGGTCGGCCTGGTGGGCCTGACGGTGGTCCTGACTGACGCCTCACAGTCGGCGACGTGGCTCTCATTCTACGTCGCCGTGCTGATGAGCGTCGCGCTCTCGTTGCTGTTCGCGGGCGTCACCATCGAGTACCGTGCCGACCAGGTCATCGCGGGGCTGGCAGTCTGGCTCATCGCGCTCGGCGCAGCACCCTTCGCGAGCAACGTCATCTGGGGCACGGTCAACTCCACGAGCGTGCCGACGCTCGACGGCTGGACCGTCCCACTGCTGTCGAACGTTCCCGTCCTCGGCGAGATACTCTTCGACTCGGACCCGACGGTGTTCATGCTGCTGCTGGCCACACCGCTCTCGTGGTACGTCCTCCGGCGCACCTCTTTCGGCTACTGGGTGCGCGCCAGCGGGGAGAACCCCAAGGCGCTCGACACTGCCGGCGTCGACGTGCGGCGGGTCCGCTACGCTGCGGTGCTTATTTCGGGGCTGTTCTCGGGTATCGGCGGCGCCAGCCTCTCGCTGGGGCAGGTGGGCCAGTTCATCGGGAGCGGCTCGACCATGGTTGCCGGCCGGGGCTGGATTGGGATCACCGCCTACCTGTTCGGCAACTACAACCCGCTCGGGGCGTTCGGCGCCTCGCTGCTGTTTGCGAGCCTGGAGGCGCTCCAGATTCGCCTCCAGCAACTCGGCTACGGGTTGCCGCCGTCGCTGGTCCAAACCATCCCCTACATCACCGTCATCGTCGTACTTGCTCTCGTTGGCCGGACCCGGATTCCGGAGGCAGCGGGCGAGCATTACGACTCCGGCGAGGACTGA
- a CDS encoding ABC-type transporter, integral membrane subunit (PFAM: Bacterial inner-membrane translocator~KEGG: hvo:HVO_1399 putative sugar ABC transporter permease) — protein MNTEWLPDSVAKLLGRLVDASAGERLAVSVAAVVASVLLGGVVTFVSGLFAECATPTFGPSCYNPLSVYYYLFLSPLTSSFSLSIMAEQTSLLLFTGLAVAVSFRAGLFNIGTQGQLVLGGLAAALTAVALGPVLPDGAIGGAIIATVAMLAGATVGGLFAAIPGALKAYFDANEVITTIMLNFVAADVAFFLVSTYFQKPGSGSIETRDVPEAATFSPVVALLMGLVLVAATTYLLWGTSFGYDLRTAGLQTEAAEYAGVDAKRMVVASMTLSGAIGGAGGAVWVLMAVGRWVTGVPPLGFDGITVSVLASNNPLGVLLAGPLFGTMSAGSLSIDFQLGVPRQLVGVIRGLVILFVAMPEFFRMLGARWGLGGGVQ, from the coding sequence ATGAACACAGAGTGGCTGCCCGATTCCGTCGCGAAGCTGCTGGGCCGGCTCGTCGACGCTTCGGCAGGCGAGCGACTCGCAGTCAGCGTCGCGGCCGTGGTGGCGTCGGTGCTTCTCGGCGGCGTCGTGACGTTCGTTTCGGGGCTCTTTGCGGAGTGTGCGACGCCGACGTTCGGCCCCTCCTGTTACAACCCCCTCTCGGTCTACTACTACCTCTTCCTCTCGCCGCTGACCAGTTCCTTCAGCCTGAGCATAATGGCCGAACAGACCTCGCTCCTGCTGTTCACGGGGCTGGCGGTCGCCGTCTCGTTTCGCGCAGGATTGTTCAACATCGGGACGCAGGGCCAACTCGTGCTCGGTGGACTGGCGGCGGCGCTGACGGCGGTGGCGCTTGGCCCGGTGCTGCCCGACGGCGCTATTGGCGGTGCGATTATCGCGACTGTCGCCATGCTCGCTGGCGCCACCGTCGGTGGGCTTTTCGCGGCCATCCCCGGCGCGCTGAAAGCCTACTTCGACGCCAACGAGGTCATCACCACCATTATGCTCAACTTCGTCGCTGCAGACGTGGCGTTCTTCCTCGTCTCGACGTACTTCCAGAAACCCGGCAGCGGCTCCATCGAAACGCGCGACGTGCCCGAGGCGGCGACGTTCAGCCCCGTCGTTGCGCTCCTGATGGGACTGGTGCTCGTCGCGGCGACAACGTATCTCCTCTGGGGCACCTCCTTCGGCTACGACCTCCGGACGGCTGGCCTCCAAACCGAAGCCGCGGAGTACGCAGGTGTCGACGCCAAACGAATGGTCGTCGCCAGCATGACGCTCTCAGGCGCAATCGGCGGCGCTGGCGGCGCGGTCTGGGTGCTGATGGCCGTCGGCCGCTGGGTGACGGGCGTTCCGCCACTCGGCTTCGACGGCATCACCGTCTCCGTTCTCGCGAGTAACAATCCGCTGGGTGTACTGCTGGCTGGGCCCCTGTTCGGCACGATGTCGGCGGGGAGCCTCTCTATCGACTTCCAGCTCGGTGTCCCCCGACAGCTGGTGGGGGTCATCCGCGGGCTGGTCATTCTCTTCGTCGCGATGCCTGAGTTCTTCCGAATGCTGGGTGCCCGCTGGGGCCTCGGTGGGGGTGTCCAATGA
- a CDS encoding amidohydrolase (TIGRFAM: Peptidase M20D, amidohydrolase~KEGG: hbo:Hbor_18400 amidohydrolase~PFAM: Peptidase M20; Peptidase M20, dimerisation): MQLETDSLVDLRRDLHQHPEPAWCEFYTTARLVKALEARDLDELHVGPDVYGDAERMSVPDQETRAEWSQRAVDAGADAGLVERMDDGNTGAVAVVRKGDGPVVGLRVDIDGLPIEESDDDGHVPADEGFRSETGWMHACGHDAHATVGVGVIDAVLDSDFAGTLKLFFQPAEERGSGGGPMARSPHIEDVEYLYAVHVGLDHPTGEIVAAVGGFLAVSGFEVEFTGSPAHAGAHPEEGDNAIQAMSEAVTSMYGIARHGDGPTRVNAGVVEGGTAGNIIAEHARMEAEVRGSTTELMEYMWEETSTVIDAAAEMHGVEADRTLLSRAPSAESDELLANFIRDAAASVEGVDSVLDYDDLGGSEDATYLMNAVQENGGNACYIGLGTDHPDGHHTAKFDVDEESLRIGIETLSGAIIALGEDRA; encoded by the coding sequence ATGCAACTCGAGACCGACTCGCTCGTTGACCTGCGTCGTGACCTCCACCAGCACCCCGAACCAGCCTGGTGTGAGTTCTACACCACCGCCCGTCTCGTCAAGGCACTCGAGGCGCGCGATCTCGACGAACTCCACGTCGGGCCCGACGTCTACGGCGACGCCGAGCGGATGTCCGTCCCCGACCAGGAAACCCGCGCAGAGTGGTCCCAGCGCGCCGTCGATGCTGGTGCCGACGCTGGTCTCGTGGAGCGGATGGACGACGGCAACACCGGCGCCGTGGCTGTGGTGCGGAAGGGTGACGGTCCCGTCGTCGGCCTCCGAGTCGACATCGACGGCCTCCCCATCGAAGAGTCCGACGACGATGGCCACGTCCCGGCCGACGAAGGGTTCCGCTCGGAGACTGGCTGGATGCACGCCTGCGGGCACGACGCCCACGCGACCGTCGGTGTCGGCGTCATCGATGCCGTGCTGGATTCCGATTTCGCTGGCACCCTCAAACTCTTCTTCCAGCCTGCCGAGGAGCGCGGCTCCGGCGGTGGGCCGATGGCCCGCTCGCCACACATCGAGGACGTTGAGTACCTCTACGCGGTCCACGTCGGACTCGACCACCCGACCGGCGAAATCGTCGCCGCAGTGGGCGGCTTCCTCGCTGTCTCAGGGTTCGAGGTGGAGTTCACCGGCTCGCCTGCCCACGCGGGCGCCCACCCCGAAGAGGGTGACAACGCCATCCAGGCCATGTCCGAGGCCGTCACCAGCATGTACGGCATTGCCCGGCACGGCGACGGCCCGACCCGGGTGAACGCCGGCGTCGTCGAGGGCGGCACCGCGGGCAACATCATCGCCGAACACGCCCGAATGGAGGCGGAAGTCCGTGGTTCGACAACCGAACTCATGGAGTACATGTGGGAGGAGACGAGTACCGTCATCGACGCCGCCGCGGAGATGCACGGCGTTGAGGCCGACCGCACGCTACTCTCGCGTGCGCCATCCGCCGAGAGCGACGAACTGCTCGCGAACTTCATTCGCGACGCCGCAGCATCCGTTGAGGGCGTCGACTCCGTCCTCGATTACGACGACCTTGGCGGCAGCGAGGACGCCACCTACCTGATGAACGCGGTGCAGGAGAACGGCGGCAACGCCTGCTACATCGGCCTCGGGACGGACCACCCCGACGGCCACCATACAGCGAAATTCGACGTGGACGAAGAATCGCTGCGCATCGGCATTGAGACGCTCTCAGGCGCCATCATCGCACTGGGTGAGGACCGAGCCTGA
- a CDS encoding ribosomal protein S10 (PFAM: Ribosomal protein S10~KEGG: hvo:HVO_1392 30S ribosomal protein S10-like protein): protein MTFVTTLTFQSGDKTALDETVKGLKDHVERKGAECKGPHQEQPKHHSVPLYSRCQSGEQFEPWQYTVYTRWLEIHGSDHIAREVAGTDLSDAIHLEVAVERRASQAYR, encoded by the coding sequence ATGACCTTCGTTACGACCCTGACGTTCCAGAGCGGGGACAAGACCGCTCTGGACGAGACCGTCAAGGGGTTGAAAGACCACGTCGAGCGGAAGGGCGCCGAGTGTAAGGGCCCCCATCAGGAGCAGCCCAAACACCACTCGGTCCCGCTGTACAGCCGTTGCCAGTCGGGTGAACAGTTCGAGCCGTGGCAGTACACCGTCTACACGCGCTGGCTGGAGATTCACGGCTCCGATCACATCGCGCGCGAAGTCGCCGGCACCGACCTCTCCGACGCGATCCACCTCGAAGTTGCGGTCGAGCGCCGTGCGAGCCAGGCCTACCGCTAA
- a CDS encoding hypothetical protein (KEGG: hbo:Hbor_18460 hypothetical protein) → MSAPVVDAEFTFELLVCRWAELAWPPGDGDSEPQATNPSDDSVVLVSRQLGTQRRRWDTIILECDPEGLAARQTFGDRTIDSELLPIVRHAPAEWGFYRDALPDPGYDWRYVREAIHRAGARGLINKRKNGNRIEIRRKRPYPDWVRRIIAIENKPDLDASAAAALTDQLTHDVDAGLADEVWLATSRTGASVEPALLRKFPVDVGVLTFDFTDRRGAAVEADDANVDWLPSSLDTGAGSDVFDAAEKARRRRWIAERAYGKGWRSITETMRPDCHHYELRRAGRGLVPSCAAKGRCQTEAECGSRCGAFEPEPPQWRTGGWPIDGGPGKGIQRLLERRREREREN, encoded by the coding sequence GTGTCCGCCCCAGTCGTCGACGCGGAGTTCACCTTCGAACTGTTAGTCTGTCGCTGGGCCGAACTCGCGTGGCCACCCGGAGACGGAGATTCGGAGCCGCAAGCGACCAATCCGAGCGACGACTCGGTCGTTCTCGTCTCCAGACAACTCGGCACGCAGCGACGGCGTTGGGACACCATCATTCTCGAGTGCGACCCCGAAGGACTCGCCGCCAGACAGACGTTCGGTGACCGAACCATCGACAGCGAACTCCTGCCCATCGTCCGCCACGCCCCAGCAGAGTGGGGATTCTACCGTGACGCCCTGCCAGACCCAGGCTACGACTGGCGGTACGTTCGCGAGGCCATCCACCGGGCTGGTGCCAGAGGCCTCATCAACAAGCGAAAGAACGGAAACCGAATCGAAATCCGTCGCAAGCGACCCTACCCCGATTGGGTTCGTCGAATCATCGCGATCGAGAACAAGCCGGACCTCGACGCCAGCGCCGCCGCCGCGCTTACCGACCAACTGACCCACGACGTCGATGCGGGTCTCGCCGACGAGGTGTGGCTGGCCACCAGCCGAACGGGTGCCAGCGTCGAGCCAGCGCTCCTCCGAAAATTCCCCGTTGACGTGGGCGTGCTCACGTTCGATTTCACGGACAGACGCGGGGCTGCCGTCGAGGCCGACGATGCGAACGTGGATTGGTTACCCTCCTCACTGGACACTGGAGCGGGGAGCGACGTGTTCGACGCTGCAGAGAAAGCCCGTCGCCGCCGCTGGATTGCTGAGCGTGCCTACGGCAAGGGTTGGCGCTCGATCACGGAGACGATGCGGCCGGACTGCCACCACTACGAACTTCGACGTGCGGGTCGGGGGCTGGTGCCCTCCTGTGCGGCGAAGGGGCGGTGCCAGACTGAGGCCGAGTGCGGCAGCCGCTGCGGGGCGTTCGAACCGGAGCCGCCGCAGTGGCGGACCGGTGGCTGGCCCATCGACGGCGGCCCGGGGAAGGGAATTCAGCGACTCCTCGAGCGCCGTCGCGAACGGGAACGCGAGAACTGA
- a CDS encoding Monosaccharide-transporting ATPase (PFAM: ABC transporter-like~KEGG: hbo:Hbor_18340 nucleoside ABC transporter ATP-binding protein~SMART: ATPase, AAA+ type, core), with amino-acid sequence MSAPAVELRRITKQFPGVLANDEVDLTVERGSVHALLGENGAGKTTLMNVLYGLYRPTSGTVVIDGHERVFDSPRDAIDAGIGMIHQHFMLVEPMTVTQNVVLGNEPRKWGGLAIDRQRARKEVSELAESYGFDVNPTAAVEDISVGEQQRVEILKALYRGADTLILDEPTAVLTPQEIEELFAVFEELTDAGKTIIFITHKLSEATGAADEVTVLRDGKNVGSVTADDVTGEELAELMVGREVLFDVERPPVETGNVGLAVRDLVVDDERGVRAVDGVEFSVAEGEVLGIAGVDGNGQSELIEAVTGIRSPAAGRVYLGNSEITHRSRRQRIESGMAYVPEDRQARGLVMSYDLVENGLLGSQHDGTFAPGGRIDWSGTEAHAADIIDEYDVRPPETGATAKSLSGGNQQKFIVGREFNRDPEAVVAAHPTRGVDVGSVEFIHEQLLGLRETGTAVLLVSSKLDEVRSLSDRLAVMHDGELMAVVNPDEVTEEQLGLLMAGERPAELPTVAAPETEVET; translated from the coding sequence ATGAGCGCTCCCGCGGTTGAACTCAGACGGATAACCAAACAGTTCCCCGGCGTCCTCGCGAACGACGAAGTCGACCTCACGGTCGAGCGCGGGAGCGTCCACGCGCTGCTTGGCGAGAACGGCGCAGGCAAGACCACGCTGATGAACGTCCTCTACGGGCTCTATCGCCCGACGTCGGGGACGGTCGTCATCGACGGTCACGAGCGGGTCTTTGACTCCCCCCGCGATGCCATCGACGCTGGGATCGGCATGATTCACCAGCACTTCATGCTGGTCGAACCGATGACGGTCACCCAGAACGTCGTACTGGGTAACGAGCCCCGGAAGTGGGGCGGGCTCGCGATCGACCGGCAGCGCGCCCGCAAAGAGGTCTCCGAGCTCGCTGAGAGCTACGGCTTCGACGTCAATCCGACGGCTGCCGTCGAGGACATCTCTGTGGGTGAACAACAGCGCGTCGAGATTCTGAAAGCGCTCTACCGCGGCGCCGACACGCTCATTCTGGACGAACCGACGGCCGTCCTGACACCCCAAGAAATCGAGGAGCTGTTCGCCGTGTTCGAGGAACTGACCGACGCCGGGAAGACGATTATCTTCATCACACACAAACTCAGTGAGGCGACCGGGGCCGCAGACGAGGTCACAGTGTTGCGTGACGGGAAGAACGTCGGCAGCGTCACCGCCGACGACGTGACCGGCGAGGAACTCGCCGAGCTCATGGTCGGTCGCGAAGTGTTGTTCGACGTGGAGCGGCCACCCGTCGAGACGGGCAACGTCGGCCTCGCCGTCCGCGACCTGGTCGTGGACGACGAACGCGGCGTGAGAGCGGTCGACGGTGTCGAGTTCAGTGTCGCCGAAGGCGAGGTTCTGGGCATCGCTGGCGTCGACGGCAACGGCCAGTCAGAACTCATCGAGGCAGTGACGGGCATTCGGTCGCCAGCGGCCGGCCGTGTCTACCTCGGTAACAGCGAGATAACGCATCGCTCGCGCCGTCAACGGATCGAATCGGGGATGGCCTACGTCCCCGAGGACCGACAGGCCCGAGGACTGGTGATGTCCTACGACCTCGTGGAGAACGGGTTGCTGGGCAGCCAGCACGACGGGACCTTCGCCCCCGGCGGCCGCATCGACTGGAGCGGGACGGAGGCCCACGCGGCCGACATCATCGACGAGTACGACGTTCGCCCGCCGGAGACAGGCGCGACCGCGAAATCCCTCTCTGGGGGCAATCAACAGAAGTTCATCGTCGGCCGGGAGTTCAACCGCGACCCCGAAGCCGTTGTCGCCGCCCACCCCACCCGCGGGGTGGACGTGGGAAGTGTGGAGTTCATCCACGAACAGTTGCTCGGCCTGCGGGAGACAGGGACTGCGGTGCTCCTGGTCTCCTCGAAGCTCGATGAGGTGCGCAGCCTCTCCGACCGGCTCGCAGTCATGCACGACGGCGAACTGATGGCAGTGGTCAACCCTGACGAAGTAACCGAGGAACAACTCGGACTCCTGATGGCGGGTGAGCGCCCCGCCGAACTGCCAACGGTTGCGGCGCCCGAGACGGAGGTCGAGACATGA